One Candidatus Vicinibacter affinis DNA window includes the following coding sequences:
- a CDS encoding ATP-binding protein, whose translation MNTEQTLNQLKALKLSGMATTYKSITDLPAHQQPEAHLMMAQLTESEVYHRKDAKMKFLVRISKLRYESTLEQIICSTQRNLTKETISKLSDCSFIKKSENILISGATGAGKSYLACAIGHQACSMGYKVSYFNMNRFYERISISKLDGTFNKLLNYLQKIELIILDDFGLVPFDNNLRLALLQILEDRYGKSSTIIASQLPIKNWYDYLNDPTMADAILDRLTAKHHRIELKGDSLRKKS comes from the coding sequence ATGAATACAGAACAAACATTAAACCAGCTCAAAGCTTTAAAACTATCCGGCATGGCAACAACTTACAAATCTATCACAGATCTTCCGGCCCATCAACAGCCTGAGGCACATCTGATGATGGCACAATTGACAGAATCTGAAGTCTACCATCGCAAGGATGCTAAAATGAAGTTTTTAGTAAGAATCAGTAAACTTCGATATGAGTCAACTCTGGAACAAATCATCTGTTCAACACAAAGGAACCTGACAAAAGAAACCATCTCCAAACTCTCAGATTGTTCCTTTATCAAAAAATCAGAAAACATTCTCATCTCAGGAGCTACTGGGGCAGGAAAGAGCTATCTGGCCTGTGCCATAGGTCACCAGGCTTGCAGCATGGGATATAAAGTAAGTTACTTTAATATGAATCGATTTTATGAACGCATCAGCATAAGCAAGCTTGACGGAACATTCAACAAACTCCTTAACTACCTTCAAAAAATAGAATTAATCATTTTGGATGATTTTGGCCTAGTGCCTTTTGACAATAATTTGAGGCTGGCATTGCTTCAAATACTGGAAGATCGCTATGGTAAGAGTTCTACGATTATTGCCTCGCAACTACCTATCAAAAATTGGTATGATTATTTAAACGACCCTACCATGGCAGATGCAATTTTAGACCGGCTTACTGCCAAACATCACAGAATTGAACTCAAAGGAGATTCATTGCGTAAAAAATCTTAA
- a CDS encoding helix-turn-helix transcriptional regulator, whose translation MSSFGKKLRECREAKDLSQNDLAKLLNTNHSIIGKYERDEVKPSIDVVKNLADELDTSVGFLLGESNDTNLLKDPAMLQRFNDINQLPDKDKETVFNLLDAFLAKNKLRAILK comes from the coding sequence ATGAGCAGTTTTGGAAAAAAATTAAGGGAGTGTAGAGAAGCTAAAGATCTTTCTCAAAATGACTTGGCTAAGCTTCTCAACACGAATCATTCCATCATCGGTAAGTATGAGCGCGATGAAGTAAAGCCTTCTATTGATGTTGTTAAGAACCTTGCAGACGAGTTAGATACCTCTGTTGGATTCCTTCTTGGAGAAAGCAATGATACTAATCTGTTAAAAGATCCGGCTATGCTCCAACGATTCAATGACATCAATCAGCTTCCGGATAAAGACAAAGAGACTGTCTTTAATTTGCTTGATGCTTTTCTGGCAAAAAATAAATTGCGGGCAATTTTAAAGTAA
- a CDS encoding RHS repeat-associated core domain-containing protein, giving the protein MAEQKAGGYSSKYRFTGKEVDVETGLYYFGARYYDPRISMWYGVDPLAEKYFEYGAYVYTANNPIKYIDPDGRGWYEDECGTPTFNKDLNSKEDFIKSGLKGSFIGNSALSMDDNGNQTSFNKDGTKTTSVQLDEVSVSAEKPKYGYYGGIWGQLNADKSAGAAFADAGSEFMSEAFSNMATLGAGGLGVKSAEAFTILGSKSSSYSVVKNALLKVFAKLGIDGPLPKMKDGRWGSPQRGDQNKGYRLDDRGTPSSKNPNEQGPHINYWDYTSGKRKTGKGIKDAVPLK; this is encoded by the coding sequence ATGGCCGAACAGAAAGCTGGGGGCTATTCCTCAAAGTATAGGTTCACAGGTAAGGAAGTAGATGTGGAAACCGGACTCTATTATTTTGGGGCGAGGTATTATGATCCTAGGATATCGATGTGGTATGGGGTAGATCCACTGGCAGAGAAATATTTTGAATATGGAGCATACGTTTATACTGCGAATAATCCAATAAAATATATAGATCCAGATGGTAGAGGTTGGTATGAAGATGAATGTGGAACACCTACATTCAATAAGGATTTAAATAGTAAAGAGGATTTTATAAAATCTGGACTCAAAGGAAGTTTTATAGGTAATTCTGCATTAAGCATGGACGACAATGGGAATCAAACCAGCTTTAATAAAGATGGGACAAAAACTACTTCAGTTCAATTAGATGAAGTTTCGGTTTCTGCAGAAAAACCTAAGTACGGATATTATGGTGGAATATGGGGTCAGTTAAATGCAGATAAAAGTGCAGGTGCAGCATTTGCAGATGCAGGTTCCGAGTTTATGTCTGAGGCATTTTCCAATATGGCAACTTTGGGTGCTGGTGGGCTTGGTGTTAAAAGCGCAGAAGCATTTACTATTCTTGGTTCTAAAAGTAGTTCATATTCTGTAGTTAAGAACGCACTCTTAAAAGTATTTGCAAAATTAGGAATTGATGGTCCATTGCCTAAAATGAAGGATGGTAGATGGGGAAGTCCACAAAGAGGCGATCAAAATAAAGGTTACCGTTTAGATGATCGAGGTACTCCAAGTAGTAAGAATCCTAACGAGCAGGGTCCACATATAAATTACTGGGACTATACTTCTGGAAAAAGAAAAACTGGTAAAGGTATAAAAGATGCAGTTCCGCTTAAGTAG